A window from Citrus sinensis cultivar Valencia sweet orange chromosome 3, DVS_A1.0, whole genome shotgun sequence encodes these proteins:
- the LOC102630851 gene encoding pentatricopeptide repeat-containing protein At1g33350 has product MVSVANQLNQTLNQQVLAILERCNHVNHLKQLQSFLTTLGQSQTNFYAFKLVRFCTLKLSNLTYARFIFDHLTTPNTYLYTAMITAYASQPVHASSAFSLYRDMVRRGQPQPNHFIYPHVLKSCPDVLESRGTKMVHTQIVISGFEQYPVVETALVNSYSRSGNDIGIARKLFDEMSDRNVVSWTAMISGYTRVGDIKNAASLFDSMPDRDVPAWNSVIAGCTQNGLFSDAISFFRRMGMEVSDNIRPNQVTLVCALSAIGHTGMLQLGKVIHGYVYRNGLDLDSFISNALIDMYGKCGSLKEARRVFDRNSKKRLTSWNSMINSFALHGQSENSICVFEEMMRCQDHNIRPDGVTFISLLNACTHGGLVEQGRAYFKLMTKTYRIEPQIEHYGCLVDLLGRAGRFEEALAVVKGMKIEPDEVVWGSLLNGCKIYGRTDFAEFAVKKLIEIDPNNGGYGIMLANIYGELGKWDEVRKVRKMLKDRNAYKTPGCSWIEVDKQVHQFHSLDKTHPRTEEIYDALESMVALH; this is encoded by the coding sequence ATGGTCTCTGTTgcgaaccaattaaatcaaacTCTGAACCAGCAAGTCTTAGCAATTCTTGAAAGATGCAATCACGTAAATCATCTCAAGCAACTCCAATCGTTTCTCACAACTCTCGGCCAAAGCCAAACCAATTTCTACGCCTTCAAGCTCGTGCGCTTCTGCACTCTCAAACTCTCGAACCTCACCTACGCTCGCTTCATTTTCGATCATTTAACGACTCCAAATACCTACCTGTACACTGCCATGATCACTGCTTATGCTTCTCAGCCGGTTCACGCTTCATCGGCTTTTTCTTTGTACCGTGATATGGTCCGTCGAGGCCAACCGCAGCCTAATCACTTCATTTACCCGCATGTTTTGAAGTCTTGTCCTGACGTTTTGGAGTCTCGGGGGACTAAAATGGTGCATACCCAGATAGTTATATCTGGTTTTGAACAATACCCAGTTGTGGAAACGGCTCTTGTTAATTCTTATTCGAGGTCCGGCAACGACATCGGGATTGCTAGGAAACTGTTTGATGAAATGTCTGACAGAAATGTTGTATCATGGACGGCTATGATTTCTGGATATACAAGGGTTGGGGATATTAAAAATGCTGCTTCGCTTTTTGATTCGATGCCTGATCGAGATGTTCCTGCTTGGAATTCTGTTATTGCTGGTTGTACACAGAATGGGTTGTTTTCGGAtgctatttcattttttaggaGGATGGGGATGGAGGTGAGTGATAATATTAGGCCTAATCAGGTCACGCTTGTTTGTGCACTTTCGGCTATTGGTCACACGGGAATGCTGCAGCTTGGTAAAGTGATCCATGGTTATGTGTATAGAAATGGGCTTGATCTTGATTCGTTTATTTCGAATGCTTTAATAGATATGTATGGAAAATGTGGCAGCTTGAAAGAGGCAAGAAGGGTTTTTGATAGGAACTCAAAGAAACGTTTGACTTCATGGAATTCAATGATCAATTCTTTTGCTCTTCATGGTCAAAGTGAGAATTCAATTTGCGTGTTTGAGGAGATGATGCGGTGTCAAGACCATAATATAAGACCAGATGGGGTTACATTTATCAGCTTGTTAAATGCTTGCACACACGGAGGATTGGTTGAACAGGGTCGTGCTTATTTCAAATTGATGACTAAAACTTACAGGATTGAGCCTCAAATTGAGCATTATGGATGCTTAGTAGATCTTCTTGGTCGAGCAGGAAGGTTTGAAGAAGCCTTGGCAGTTGTGAAGGGAATGAAGATTGAACCTGATGAGGTTGTTTGGGGTTCTTTGCTCAATGGATGTAAAATTTATGGCCGCACAGATTTTGCAGAATTTGcagtaaaaaaattgattgaaatCGATCCAAACAATGGTGGTTATGGTATAATGCTGGCAAATATATATGGAGAGTTAGGTAAATGGGATGAGGTCCGAAAGGTGAGGAAGATGCTAAAGGATCGTAATGCTTATAAAACACCCGGTTGCAGTTGGATTGAGGTTGACAAGCAAGTTCATCAGTTTCATTCCCTTGATAAAACGCATCCCAGAACAGAGGAAATATATGATGCCTTGGAAAGTATGGTCGCTTTACATTAG
- the LOC102630544 gene encoding 22.0 kDa heat shock protein has protein sequence MRQQQQTRPFNVNLLPMLLLAILACLVGSSNGSLLTPFADRPRSLLSDLWTERLADPFRVLEQIPFELERDETMALSPARVDWKETPEGHFIMLDVPGVKRDELKIEVEENRVLRVSGERKREEEKKGDQWHRVERSHGKFWRQFKLPDNVDLDSVQAKLENGVLTLSLKKLSPDQIKGPRVVGIAGGEDEPAKLQSEARQEL, from the coding sequence ATGAGGCAGCAACAACAAACACGGCCctttaatgttaatttgcTGCCAATGCTGCTATTGGCAATATTGGCATGTCTTGTGGGCTCATCAAATGGCTCTCTGCTGACGCCCTTCGCTGATCGTCCGAGGAGTCTGTTATCCGATCTCTGGACGGAACGTTTGGCAGACCCCTTCCGGGTGCTAGAGCAAATCCCATTTGAGCTCGAGAGGGACGAGACCATGGCGCTATCTCCCGCTAGAGTGGACTGGAAGGAAACACCGGAGGGTCACTTCATAATGCTGGATGTACCGGGGGTGAAGAGGGACGAGCTGAAGATTGAAGTTGAGGAGAATCGCGTGCTGCGAGTGAGCGGAGAGAGGAAACGGGAGGAGGAGAAGAAGGGCGATCAGTGGCACAGAGTGGAGAGATCCCATGGCAAGTTTTGGAGGCAGTTCAAGCTGCCGGACAATGTGGATTTGGATTCTGTACAGGCTAAGCTTGAAAATGGTGTGCTCACTTTGTCCTTGAAGAAGCTGTCACCTGACCAGATCAAAGGTCCGAGAGTTGTCGGCATTGCGGGCGGAGAGGACGAACCGGCCAAGCTGCAGAGCGAGGCTAGGCAAGAGCTTTAG
- the LOC102606770 gene encoding B-box zinc finger protein 23-like has translation MKLQCEVCEKAEAEVLCCADEAVLCSNCDVKVHTANKLSRKHQRFSLLKHNAAAASSSSSSSPSASQLPSCDICQERNGFFFCLEDRAILCRQCDVSIHMASPFLSSHQRFLIGGIKVALESSADNNSRTSESTGCEGREF, from the exons ATGAAGCTACAGTGTGAGGTATGCGAGAAGGCAGAGGCAGAGGTACTGTGTTGTGCTGATGAGGCTGTATTATGCAGCAACTGTGATGTCAAAGTTCATACAGCTAACAAGCTGTCCCGTAAGCATCAGCGTTTCTCGCTTCTCAAACACAATGCTGCTGCCGCATCCTCCTCCTCGTCATCATCTCCCTCTGCTTCTCAGCTTCCTTCATGCGACATCTGCCAG GAGAGGAATgggtttttcttttgcttggAGGACAGGGCAATACTATGCAGGCAATGTGACGTGTCAATTCACATGGCCAGCCCGTTTCTGTCGTCCCACCAGCGGTTTCTCATTGGAGGCATCAAAGTTGCTCTAGAGTCCTCAGCTGACAACAACAGCCGCACCAGTGAAAGCACTGGCTGTGAAGGCAGAGAATTTTGA